A portion of the Salinigranum marinum genome contains these proteins:
- a CDS encoding HalOD1 output domain-containing protein, producing the protein MDGADPTEADSDLPRETRLYDRDPADPCSHTVVSAVATSLGCSPLDLEPLFDRLDPEALDALVGRANASGDTPVVTFEFAGCAVAATPAAVRVARTDTDD; encoded by the coding sequence ATGGACGGCGCTGACCCGACCGAGGCGGACTCCGACTTGCCCCGTGAGACCCGTCTGTACGACCGTGACCCGGCCGACCCGTGCAGCCACACGGTCGTCTCGGCGGTTGCCACGTCCCTCGGCTGTTCCCCGCTCGACCTCGAACCGCTCTTCGACCGGCTTGATCCGGAGGCGCTCGACGCGCTCGTCGGCCGGGCGAACGCGTCCGGCGACACCCCCGTCGTCACGTTCGAGTTCGCCGGCTGTGCCGTGGCGGCGACCCCAGCCGCTGTGCGCGTCGCGCGCACGGACACCGACGACTGA
- a CDS encoding RNA ligase partner protein: MPESPLKQRFVLDTSLFLTEEIRRADEGVDEAVSRLLDSVATAKLRHNISCYMPPSVADELTVMLESRGASEEVFSKLNTWVIRKSPARLELIVPAELVYRFVDELEDRIDRGLRVSEKAVRRAEQSRDAPADGSGGKTEVDQVISDLRDEYRTTLRRGVIDSREDFDLLLLARELDAGVVTEDTGIISWADDFGLRYLRGREFPTLLEEYLRAGEGPGGA, encoded by the coding sequence ATGCCCGAGAGCCCGCTCAAGCAGCGGTTCGTCCTCGACACGTCACTGTTCCTCACCGAGGAGATCCGTCGCGCGGACGAGGGCGTCGACGAAGCCGTCTCGCGACTGCTCGACAGCGTCGCGACCGCGAAACTCCGCCACAACATCTCCTGTTACATGCCGCCGTCGGTCGCCGACGAACTGACCGTGATGCTCGAATCTCGCGGCGCGAGCGAGGAGGTCTTCTCGAAGCTGAACACCTGGGTCATCCGCAAGAGCCCCGCGCGCTTGGAACTGATCGTCCCCGCCGAACTCGTCTACCGGTTCGTCGACGAACTCGAAGACCGGATCGACCGGGGGTTGCGCGTCTCCGAGAAGGCCGTCCGCCGGGCGGAGCAGTCGCGGGACGCGCCGGCCGACGGCTCCGGGGGGAAGACGGAGGTCGACCAGGTCATCTCCGACCTCCGCGACGAGTACCGGACCACGCTGCGCCGTGGCGTCATCGACTCCCGCGAGGACTTCGATCTGCTGTTGCTCGCGCGGGAACTCGACGCGGGCGTGGTCACCGAGGACACCGGCATCATCTCGTGGGCCGACGACTTCGGCCTCCGCTACCTCCGCGGGCGGGAGTTCCCGACGCTGTTGGAGGAGTATCTCCGGGCCGGCGAGGGGCCGGGCGGGGCCTGA